In the genome of Nonomuraea sp. NBC_00507, the window CGTCGTGGATCTGGTGCTCCCCGGGGACCTTCACGAGCTAGAGGACTCTTACTCGCTCTAGTCAGAGCCCATTTCTGCGGCGCTCCTGCTCGCTGCACTCAGCCCGAATAAGGGCGATTCTCCATCTTTGGGATTTTTCTTCCTGATTCGTCAGCCTACGTCTAGCCAGTTGTCGGGCGCGGGCTTTGATCTTGACGATATCTACCCCACGACCGCCAGGCGGCGGCCTCATGGCTTCATCGTCGGGCTCACTCTTGAGCGACATGTCGCGGGCATGATTGAGGTCGTACCGTAATTTCGAGATCTCGCACTCCTTGCACGGTCCCATATCGGTGCGACTGCCACATGGTCCCCGCACGAGCTTTGGAGATCACGTGGAGTTGATCGTCATCTAAACCGATCCATCCGCTATGCCGCAATGGCTTATGGATGGATTTGTCATGGCCCCCTAAAAGATCTTGAAGAAATCCCGCTAACTCGTGTTGTCAAGTCCCTGACCTGCGGGTACTTTCATGACAACTCGACAAGACGAGTTAGCGACAAGACGACAAGCTAGGAGCAAGCCTCATGGCACTGCAAGGTCCCATCGCCGTCACGTTCGACATGGTCTTCCCGCACGGCTGCTACATCGTGGGCGACGTCGAGCCCGTCAAGGACTTCGATGCCTCGACCAACGGGCGCTTCGTCCAGACCCGCGACAAGCAGAGCGGAGAGCTCGTCTGGCAGGTCAGCGTCATGGATGCCGACCCGACGCTCAAGGCGGCTCAGAAGACCGTCTCCGTCAAGCTGCTCAGCCCGACTCAGCCGGTTCCTCCGGCTCCTATGGCCGGGCTGCCGTTCACGCCGGTCGAGTTCGACCAGATGACCGCCACCCCGTACGTCAACCAGGCCGGAAGGCTGGCGTACTCGATCAAGGTTCGCGAGATGCGCGCTCCTCGTCCGGCTGGTAGGGCGACGACCGCTACCAAGGACGCAGCGTGATGGGGCGGCGGAAGGCCCGTCCGGTCAGCACGATCGCGCTCAAGGTCGGTCAGGGCGCTGACGCACGGAACCATCCGCACCCGCAGCGGTCGCCGGTCCTGGGGCTCGTCTTCGGCGGTACGCAGGTGCTCGTCACCACGTCGGCCAACGATCACGTCACCCTCGACGACGTCGAGTTCGCTCGGACTCTGGCGCGAGAGGCCGCCATGTTCGCCAGAGCGGTGGAGCGCATGTTCCACGGCCTCCCGAACGGTCTGGGGGTGGCGGGTCGATGACGCTCAGCCCGTACACCTACGTCACCGTCTCCCTACGTCCCGGTCAGCCGTCGCGGTTCAGCATCGCCTTCTGCTCGGCGGAGCTGCGGGCGCGTGCCTGGCTCGGGGAGAACGGCAAGCCCTGCTTCGACCTCGACACCCAGGACGCCTCGGTGACCGTCTCGACGTCGGGACCGGTGACCGATAACGACCTGACCGTTGCTCGCGAGATCTTCAACGCCGCCGCTCGCTATCTGGCTGACTGCGAGCGGCTGCACTCCGGCGAGTCAGGCAAGGCCACCGACGGCGAGGCGGCCTGATGCTCAGCGGGGCCGCAGGAAGCGGCAACTTCCGGCGGCCCCTCGGTCTTCCGCACACACGCGACATGCATGGAAGGACTTCACCCTAATGTTCAAGAGGATGCCCGGCGACG includes:
- a CDS encoding plasmid replication, integration and excision activator encodes the protein MALQGPIAVTFDMVFPHGCYIVGDVEPVKDFDASTNGRFVQTRDKQSGELVWQVSVMDADPTLKAAQKTVSVKLLSPTQPVPPAPMAGLPFTPVEFDQMTATPYVNQAGRLAYSIKVREMRAPRPAGRATTATKDAA